The following proteins come from a genomic window of Trifolium pratense cultivar HEN17-A07 linkage group LG4, ARS_RC_1.1, whole genome shotgun sequence:
- the LOC123922174 gene encoding uncharacterized protein LOC123922174 has translation MGNWLLGFSGFIGIATSLQAELHAIYNGLCLAMDRGFNNVIIESDSTIAIGLVEHDISPLHRYAPLIKKIRQFQNMDWTIAFHHTLREGNECADWFAKKGATSDVSLKIWHSCPPQLSNVLIADASGVARLRA, from the coding sequence ATGGGTAATTGGCTACTCGGATTTTCTGGATTTATTGGGATTGCTACTAGCTTACAAGCCGAGCTTCATGCCATTTACAACGGTCTTTGCTTAGCAATGGACCGAGGTTTCAACAATGTGATTATTGAATCAGATTCTACAATTGCAATTGGTTTGGTGGAACATGATATCTCTCCTCTTCATCGTTATGCTCCTCTCATCAAGAAAATTAGACAATTCCAAAACATGGATTGGACTATTGCTTTCCATCATACTCTTAGAGAAGGCAACGAGTGTGCAGATTGGTTTGCCAAGAAGGGCGCTACCTCAGATGTCTCCCTAAAGATTTGGCATAGTTGTCCTCCTCAGCTTAGTAATGTTTTGATAGCTGATGCTTCAGGTGTTGCTCGCCTGCGAGCCTAG
- the LOC123922173 gene encoding peroxisomal and mitochondrial division factor 1-like — protein sequence MTDFTGKNGKGSNKKIIAALEREKGELSTENAKKNEEISKMKIEIEKLRKDLDSTIELEKETVRLRKEVVESKAETEKLRKILEEKESKLEVIEKEGKELKQANVEMEMKVRELERKIGVIEMKEVEENSKSVRVEEMMKEKVDEKKREVEELESVLIGKKNEVEKWMKENRELEEKIRVLEFSLMNMNEKGLEKNWPVVAAGSAGGIALLLLSSQQCIVATVLVPARVFALLIPKVQ from the exons ATGACAGATTTTACCGGAAAGAATGGAAAGGGatcaaataagaaaataatcGCGGCTCTAGAACGCGAAAAAGGCGAGCTATCAACCGAGAACGCCAAAAAGAACGAAGAGATATCGAAAATGAAAATAGAGATCGAGAAATTACGTAAGGATTTGGACTCAACGATAGAGTTGGAGAAAGAGACAGTGAGGCTTCGGAAAGAAGTGGTGGAATCGAAAGCGGAGACAGAGAAACTAAGGAAGATtctagaagaaaaagaaagtaaGCTTGAGGTGATTGAAAAAGAAGGGAAAGAATTGAAACAAGCAAATGTGGAGATGGAAATGAAGGTTAGGGAATTGGAGAGAAAAATTGGAGTTATTGAAATGAAAGAGGTTGAGGAGAATAGTAAGAGTGTTAGGGTTGAGGAAATGATGAAAGAAAAAGTTGATGAGAAAAAAAGAGAGGTTGAGGAATTGGAGAGTGTTTTGATAGGGAAAAAGAATGAGGTTGAGAAATGGATGAAAGAGAATAGGGAATTGGAAgagaaaattagggttttggaATTTAGTTTGATGAATATGAATGAGAAGGGGTTGGAGAAAAATTGGCCAGTTGTTGCAGCTGGGTCTGCTGGTGGAATTGCattg CTTTTGTTATCAAGCCAACAATGCATTGTTGCAACAGTTCTTGTTCCTGCAAGAGTATTTGCACTTCTAATTCCAAAG GTTCAATGA